Proteins encoded in a region of the Solanum dulcamara chromosome 9, daSolDulc1.2, whole genome shotgun sequence genome:
- the LOC129903633 gene encoding uncharacterized protein LOC129903633 has product MRDTNVSSFEENTMPSSSRTPVSTAMATVEKPRKFTGISFKCLQYKMFFYLTTLSLQRIINEDVHVVEEETPKNEKFIVTEAWTYSDFLCNNYILNGLEDGLYNVFSVCKTSKELWYAQEKKYKTEDAGLKKFVATKFLDYKMVDSKTVMYDHKWNISSSGVIEKLPPSWKDFKNYLKHKQRKMTLEDLIVRLRIEEDNKVAEKKARGNLIIMGANIIKDGPNKSKKRKIPSVPKNYPSKKKFKGDCHNCEKTGHKVVECRAPKKEKKKGQTSMIDTNGDVNLCTILTECNLVENSKE; this is encoded by the exons ATGAGAGATACAAATGTATCCAGTTTTGAAGAAAACACAATGCCTTCATCTAGTCGAACACCAGTTTCTACAGCAATGGCTACTGTAGAAAAGCCTAGAAAGTTCACTGGTATTAGCTTCAAATGTTTACAGTATAAGATGTTCTTCTATTTGACTACACTCAGTTTACAACGTATTATCAATGAAGATGTTCATGTGGTAGAGGAAGAAACTcctaaaaatgaaaagtttattGTGACTGAGGCATGGACATATTCTGATTTCCTTTGCAATAACTACATACTCAATGGATTGGAAGATGGCTTGTATAATGTCTTCAGTGTTTGTAAAACCTCTAAAGAACTCTGGTATGCTCAAGAGAAGAAATACAAAACTGAAGATGCAGGCTTAAAGAAGTTTGTGGCTACAAAATTTTTGGACTATAAGATGGTTGATAGCAAGACTGTCAT GTATGATCATAAATGGAATATTTCAAGTAGCGGAGTAATCGAGAAACTACCTCCTTCATGGAAagacttcaaaaattatttgaagcacAAGCAAAGGAAGATGACTCTTGAAGACTTGATTGTTCGTCTCAGGATCGAGGAAGACAACAAGGTTGCCGAGAAGAAGGCTAGAGGAAACTTAATAATTATGGGAGCAAATATTATTAAGGATGgtccaaataaatcaaaaaagaggAAGATACCTTCTGTACCGAAGAACTATCCTAGTAAAAAGAAGTTCAAAGGAGACTGCCACAACTGTGAAAAAACTGGACATAAGGTTGTGGAGTGTCGTGCTcccaagaaggaaaagaagaaaggtCAAACCAGCATGATTGATACAAATGGGGATGTTAACTTGTGTACAATTCTGACTGAATGCAACCTAGTAGAAAATTCCAAAGAATAG